The Acidobacteriota bacterium genome includes a region encoding these proteins:
- the bcp gene encoding thioredoxin-dependent thiol peroxidase: MIEPGKKAPAFSLPDQAGKTHSLADYAGQPVVIYFYPKDDTPGCTKESCAFQDNLPRFKKGKAAVLGMSMLDSKSKAKFAKKYDLTFPLLADEDHSVMEKYGVWQEKSMYGRKYMGVARTTYLIGPDGKVVKRWDGVKVDGHAEEVLAAVQAL; the protein is encoded by the coding sequence ATGATCGAACCCGGCAAGAAAGCCCCCGCGTTCTCCTTACCCGACCAGGCGGGCAAGACCCATTCCCTCGCTGACTATGCCGGCCAGCCGGTGGTGATCTACTTCTATCCGAAGGACGACACCCCTGGCTGCACCAAGGAATCGTGCGCATTCCAGGACAACCTGCCGAGGTTCAAGAAGGGCAAGGCGGCCGTGCTCGGCATGAGCATGCTCGACTCGAAGAGCAAGGCGAAGTTTGCGAAGAAATACGACCTCACGTTCCCGCTGCTGGCCGACGAAGATCACTCCGTGATGGAGAAATACGGCGTGTGGCAGGAGAAATCGATGTACGGCCGCAAGTACATGGGCGTGGCGCGCACCACTTATCTGATCGGGCCCGATGGCAAGGTCGTGAAGCGCTGGGACGGCGTGAAGGTCGACGGTCACGCTGAAGAAGTGTTGGCTGCCGTCCAGGCCCTGTAG